A genomic window from Leptospira broomii serovar Hurstbridge str. 5399 includes:
- a CDS encoding SDR family NAD(P)-dependent oxidoreductase, which translates to MKKTAIITGASTGIGYEIAKLAASDGYDLILVARSAKTLAKVKKETESLGAKTEFLALDLSDPKSPKKIYDFAKKKKAIVDLLVNNAGFGTNGRFDTLDLSEELSLIQVNVTSLVALTHLFLKDMVDRHSGKILNVASTAAFQPGPLMANYYASKAYVLFFSEGISEELKKVGVTVTCLCPGPTSTEFFKRAEMDNSALLNSPMVPKATPRDVAKLGYEAVKNGRAVVISGFANKVLAQSVRITPRFLIRKIAKIFNTVG; encoded by the coding sequence ATGAAAAAAACGGCCATAATAACCGGCGCAAGTACCGGGATCGGTTATGAAATTGCGAAATTGGCGGCGTCCGACGGATACGATTTGATACTCGTAGCCAGAAGCGCAAAAACATTGGCAAAAGTGAAAAAGGAAACTGAATCTTTGGGCGCAAAAACCGAATTTCTTGCGCTCGATTTGTCGGATCCTAAAAGTCCGAAGAAGATCTACGATTTTGCGAAAAAGAAAAAAGCGATAGTCGACCTGCTCGTAAACAATGCGGGATTCGGTACGAATGGTCGCTTCGACACCTTGGATTTGAGCGAAGAATTATCACTGATCCAAGTGAACGTGACATCACTCGTCGCATTGACTCATTTGTTTTTGAAGGATATGGTCGATAGGCATTCCGGAAAAATCCTAAATGTCGCTTCGACCGCCGCCTTTCAACCGGGTCCGTTGATGGCGAACTACTATGCGAGTAAGGCATATGTACTTTTTTTCTCGGAAGGCATTTCCGAAGAATTGAAGAAAGTAGGTGTCACAGTAACCTGCCTTTGTCCCGGACCGACGAGCACGGAATTCTTTAAAAGAGCCGAAATGGATAATTCCGCTCTTTTAAATAGTCCGATGGTTCCGAAAGCGACCCCTCGTGATGTTGCAAAACTGGGATACGAGGCCGTAAAGAACGGACGGGCGGTAGTTATTTCAGGTTTTGCTAATAAAGTTTTGGCGCAATCCGTGAGAATTACGCCGCGTTTTTTAATTCGAAAAATTGCGAAAATTTTCAATACGGTAGGATAA
- a CDS encoding transketolase family protein → MGAPSVSTSDQKATRDGYGDALHELGAERKDIVVLDADLSGSTKTNKFAKAYPDRFFNIGVAEQNLVGHAAGLALAGYVPFASSFAMFLSGRAWEVVRNSIVYPFLNVKLVASHGGITVGEDGASHQCIEDFGTMRVIPEMVVICPSDYNETKQVIRAIADYNGPVYVRVGRPNVPLIERENYKFEIGKAEVIREGKDVLIIANGVLVNEAMIAVKELESLGVQATLLNMATIKPIDKDAILKYAKLCGVVVTCEEHNVVGGLGSAVSEFLSEEYPVRILKLGMKDTFGKSGTWSGLLDYFGLRAKNIVELARKAIQLK, encoded by the coding sequence ATGGGCGCTCCTTCCGTTTCCACTTCCGATCAAAAGGCTACCCGTGACGGGTACGGAGACGCTCTGCACGAATTGGGAGCGGAACGAAAGGACATTGTCGTTTTGGATGCGGACCTTTCCGGTTCGACAAAGACGAATAAATTTGCAAAAGCATATCCGGATCGATTTTTCAATATCGGAGTCGCCGAGCAAAATTTAGTGGGGCATGCGGCCGGTCTTGCTTTGGCAGGTTACGTACCGTTCGCCTCCTCCTTTGCGATGTTTCTTTCCGGGAGAGCTTGGGAAGTCGTTCGCAACAGTATCGTTTATCCGTTTTTGAACGTTAAATTGGTCGCTTCTCATGGAGGAATTACCGTCGGTGAAGACGGCGCTTCCCACCAATGCATCGAAGATTTCGGAACGATGAGAGTCATTCCGGAAATGGTCGTAATTTGTCCTTCGGACTATAACGAAACTAAGCAAGTAATCCGCGCAATCGCGGATTATAACGGTCCGGTTTACGTAAGAGTAGGACGCCCAAACGTGCCGCTCATCGAACGGGAAAATTATAAATTCGAAATCGGTAAGGCAGAGGTAATTCGCGAAGGTAAGGACGTGCTGATTATAGCGAACGGCGTACTTGTAAACGAAGCAATGATTGCGGTCAAAGAATTGGAATCCTTGGGTGTACAAGCGACTCTTTTGAATATGGCAACGATTAAACCGATCGACAAGGATGCTATTCTAAAATACGCGAAACTTTGCGGCGTCGTTGTAACTTGCGAAGAACATAATGTGGTTGGTGGACTCGGATCTGCAGTTAGCGAGTTTCTTTCGGAGGAATATCCGGTCCGAATCCTAAAATTAGGAATGAAAGATACGTTCGGAAAATCGGGAACCTGGTCGGGATTACTGGACTATTTTGGCCTAAGAGCTAAGAATATAGTGGAATTAGCCCGGAAAGCTATTCAATTAAAATAG
- a CDS encoding ParB N-terminal domain-containing protein — protein sequence MKIRVSDIKVKNRIRKDLGDLQSLRTSIQTLGLLHPIIIDLDNKLVSGERRLECVKSLGWEYVDVRIVDVRSKKERILIEAEENNVRLPFSSEEQDRVRKLLQRYSYTSFLGRLWAWILDLWDWFVDWISRK from the coding sequence ATGAAAATTCGGGTATCCGATATCAAGGTCAAAAATCGAATTCGAAAGGATTTAGGCGACCTCCAAAGTCTTCGTACTTCTATTCAAACTCTCGGTCTTTTACATCCGATCATTATCGATTTAGACAATAAACTGGTTTCCGGCGAAAGACGACTTGAGTGTGTAAAGTCTTTGGGCTGGGAATATGTGGACGTGAGAATCGTCGACGTTCGGAGCAAAAAAGAACGAATCCTGATCGAGGCGGAAGAAAATAATGTCCGCCTACCATTCTCCTCCGAAGAGCAAGATAGAGTTCGAAAACTCTTGCAACGCTATTCTTACACAAGCTTTTTAGGAAGGCTTTGGGCTTGGATATTGGATCTTTGGGACTGGTTCGTGGATTGGATTTCCAGAAAATAA
- a CDS encoding sterol desaturase family protein, whose product MGESIIDLAVPFFLILILAEAYIGRKQNVYRWNDTITDLGTGILFSLTGVFVTLGSLWIYEQVRVHFSIQQLWGFSELPEGSPIIRGAGGLEFRWAEALSWLLILLAVDFIYYWFHRATHEVHFLWACHVTHHSSEEFNLSVALRQSSFQRIFEYTFNLPLAIAGVPWWAFLLCQGILKIYQFWVHTRLIGKLGWVERVFLTPSHHRVHHGRDLQYLDKNHGGILILWDKWFGTYAEETSEPVYGLTTQLGTFNPLTANLHVYLDLWNLISLAPNWKDKFLLLIQKPDWRPSSLGGTKEIPVVSRERLKVYDPQISSERKIYTIVQFFILATITLLALRFFKKGILDVEIFLLASLWITFSFFSLGILLEGGRKAIIWESVRYASLPILVGYAMIKAGF is encoded by the coding sequence ATGGGAGAATCGATTATAGACTTAGCGGTTCCGTTCTTTTTGATTCTTATATTGGCCGAGGCTTATATTGGAAGAAAGCAAAACGTTTATCGCTGGAATGATACGATCACCGATTTAGGTACCGGCATACTCTTCTCTCTTACGGGAGTCTTCGTGACTCTCGGATCTCTCTGGATCTACGAACAAGTTCGAGTTCATTTTTCGATTCAGCAGCTTTGGGGTTTTTCAGAGCTTCCCGAGGGATCTCCTATAATTCGAGGGGCAGGTGGCTTAGAATTCAGGTGGGCTGAGGCGTTATCCTGGCTGTTGATTCTTTTGGCGGTCGATTTTATCTACTACTGGTTTCATCGGGCAACGCACGAAGTTCATTTTCTTTGGGCTTGCCACGTAACTCATCATTCCAGCGAGGAATTCAATTTATCGGTGGCATTGAGGCAATCCAGTTTTCAGAGAATTTTCGAATATACCTTTAATCTTCCCCTTGCGATAGCGGGAGTTCCCTGGTGGGCGTTTTTGCTTTGTCAGGGGATTCTCAAAATCTATCAATTTTGGGTTCATACTCGCCTAATCGGAAAGCTTGGCTGGGTAGAGAGAGTCTTTCTCACACCCTCGCATCATAGAGTGCATCATGGACGAGATCTCCAATATTTGGATAAAAATCACGGAGGAATACTGATCCTTTGGGATAAATGGTTTGGAACTTATGCGGAAGAAACATCCGAGCCGGTGTACGGTCTGACTACACAGTTAGGGACCTTCAATCCTTTAACCGCGAATCTGCATGTTTATTTAGATTTATGGAATTTGATAAGCCTTGCTCCGAATTGGAAAGATAAGTTTTTACTTCTTATTCAAAAGCCGGATTGGAGGCCGTCGTCATTGGGGGGAACAAAAGAGATTCCTGTAGTAAGTCGGGAGCGATTGAAAGTTTATGATCCGCAGATTTCTTCGGAACGGAAAATATATACGATCGTACAATTTTTTATTTTGGCGACGATTACTTTGCTAGCGCTACGATTCTTTAAAAAAGGAATTCTGGACGTTGAAATTTTCCTGCTTGCCTCGCTCTGGATTACTTTCTCATTCTTCTCCTTAGGAATTCTATTAGAAGGAGGAAGGAAAGCAATCATCTGGGAATCCGTTCGATATGCAAGCCTTCCGATTCTTGTCGGTTATGCGATGATCAAAGCCGGTTTTTAA
- a CDS encoding ATP-dependent Clp protease adaptor ClpS gives MLRVRVKKSQTPVIEETTVEDPAKTGGPWKVVLWDDDEHTYDYVIEMLMEVCTMTMEQAFRHAVEVDTQKKTVVFAGEFEHAEHVQELILTYGPDPRMAVSKGSMSATLEKS, from the coding sequence ATGCTTCGGGTAAGAGTTAAAAAGTCCCAGACACCCGTCATCGAAGAGACTACAGTTGAGGACCCTGCAAAAACAGGCGGCCCGTGGAAAGTAGTACTATGGGACGACGACGAGCATACGTATGACTATGTGATCGAAATGTTAATGGAAGTCTGCACCATGACTATGGAACAGGCGTTTCGTCATGCGGTGGAAGTGGATACGCAAAAAAAGACTGTCGTTTTTGCGGGAGAATTTGAACACGCTGAGCATGTTCAGGAACTTATTTTGACGTACGGACCCGACCCAAGAATGGCCGTCTCAAAAGGTTCCATGAGTGCAACATTAGAGAAATCTTAA
- the lsa23 gene encoding surface adhesion protein Lsa23: MNNPSILILLCIGLLLECSGTSLPKFPLADGPCNGENLPILVQPEKDILAGNGLLTTYCKSEITPSGVELRITYVFQDEIHPNLLKDFFYRIYRRFKYGRTSDLESIRVKLNPEGKLSEIDLTNVYSGDQIFLQDPVEHYDSILKPPQMEFRNLRPVLFVNTWNHMFGEKDTNPDLPKMEILGGELRYGSRELLESYFKGRL, encoded by the coding sequence ATGAATAATCCGAGCATTCTTATTTTATTGTGTATAGGATTGCTACTCGAATGTTCGGGTACTAGTCTACCGAAGTTCCCGCTTGCAGACGGCCCATGTAATGGGGAAAATCTACCGATTCTGGTTCAACCTGAAAAGGATATTCTAGCCGGAAACGGGCTGCTGACGACGTATTGCAAAAGTGAAATTACTCCGTCGGGAGTCGAATTAAGAATTACGTATGTATTCCAGGATGAGATTCATCCAAATCTCCTGAAGGACTTCTTCTACAGAATTTATAGAAGATTCAAATATGGACGCACTTCCGATTTAGAATCGATTCGAGTAAAATTGAATCCGGAAGGAAAACTTTCGGAAATCGATCTGACAAATGTTTATTCCGGCGATCAGATCTTTTTGCAGGACCCTGTCGAACATTATGATTCCATTCTAAAACCACCCCAAATGGAATTTCGAAATTTGCGACCGGTTCTTTTCGTAAACACCTGGAACCATATGTTTGGAGAAAAGGACACGAACCCCGATCTTCCGAAAATGGAAATTCTCGGCGGAGAATTGAGATACGGATCCAGAGAATTGCTCGAGAGCTATTTCAAAGGAAGGTTGTGA
- a CDS encoding MaoC family dehydratase: MAKIPTTPFAELAPKTPVDTGKVKREIYGRYLEEFTEGAIFEHPRELTIDRAFAQEFATTFMEANPLFLSAPYAQAHGFKDLLISPLMVFNLALSLGVQNDSEKALANLGYYDVQFLKPVHPGDTLSAKTKVLKVDDKGPDKPGIVHVRTICLNQNRELVLQYERKIMIYHSNGKPKGTPKPVVKEAFFPETNQPQIELPNLKLPKGFETATWSDTYFENFEAGQIYIHQNGRTITDEHFPWTYRVGNTHPLHYDRLYSAGISGPMGGDPVVYGGLVFAWLCGLASRDTTENVLWDLGFTEGYHTQPSISGDTVTAISRILAVKDRGNEFGIPAGEVHIQFIGLKNIKANDAFEKFGEELFLKENDKKKLGKEKLPEKIFEIERKILVKKKW, translated from the coding sequence ATGGCAAAAATTCCAACCACCCCGTTCGCGGAACTGGCACCTAAAACTCCGGTGGACACCGGTAAGGTCAAAAGGGAAATCTACGGACGTTATCTCGAAGAATTTACCGAAGGAGCGATTTTTGAACATCCTCGGGAATTAACGATCGATAGGGCGTTTGCTCAGGAATTCGCAACCACATTCATGGAAGCAAATCCTCTTTTTCTTTCCGCTCCTTATGCTCAAGCGCATGGATTTAAAGATTTATTAATTTCCCCGTTAATGGTTTTCAACCTAGCCCTCTCGCTCGGAGTACAAAATGATTCCGAAAAAGCGCTCGCGAATTTAGGCTATTACGATGTTCAATTTCTAAAACCCGTTCATCCGGGCGATACTCTATCCGCAAAAACTAAAGTGCTGAAAGTGGACGATAAAGGTCCCGATAAACCGGGAATCGTTCATGTGCGCACGATTTGCCTGAATCAAAATAGGGAATTAGTTCTGCAGTACGAACGAAAGATCATGATCTATCATTCGAACGGAAAACCGAAAGGCACTCCAAAACCGGTAGTAAAAGAAGCGTTTTTTCCGGAGACAAATCAGCCTCAAATCGAATTACCGAATTTAAAACTTCCGAAAGGTTTCGAGACCGCAACTTGGTCGGATACTTACTTTGAAAATTTCGAGGCGGGTCAAATTTATATTCACCAAAATGGAAGAACTATAACCGACGAACATTTCCCTTGGACGTATCGAGTCGGTAACACTCATCCCTTGCATTATGATCGGTTATATTCCGCCGGAATTTCCGGGCCGATGGGAGGAGATCCCGTCGTTTATGGAGGACTCGTATTTGCCTGGTTATGCGGATTAGCGTCTCGGGATACAACGGAGAATGTTCTTTGGGATTTGGGATTTACCGAGGGATATCACACGCAACCTTCAATCAGCGGCGATACGGTTACGGCTATCTCAAGAATCCTCGCTGTAAAAGATAGAGGAAACGAATTCGGAATTCCCGCAGGAGAAGTTCATATCCAGTTCATCGGTTTGAAGAATATCAAAGCAAACGACGCTTTTGAAAAATTTGGCGAAGAACTTTTCTTAAAGGAAAACGATAAGAAGAAATTAGGAAAAGAAAAACTTCCTGAAAAGATTTTCGAAATCGAGCGGAAAATTCTTGTTAAGAAAAAGTGGTAA
- the metK gene encoding methionine adenosyltransferase, whose product MSLKDFIFTSESVSEGHPDKVCDQISDAILDAYLAQDPKSRVACESLVTTNLVVVAGEVTSKGKVDAAEIARDVIRDIGYTDITMGFDADFAVVSTHIHAQSPDISQGVTEGEGLFKEQGAGDQGLMFGFAINETPELMPMPIYYSHELVKYLAQLRHGKKFAWLRPDVKSQVTVEYKDGKPVRVDTVVISTQHTPDVNHKTIEETVIEECIKKVIPANFLKDTKFFINPTGQFIIGGPHGDTGLTGRKIIVDTYGGYGRHGGGAFSGKDPSKVDRSAAYMGRYIAKNVVAAGLASQCEVQLAYAIGVADPVSVHVDTFGTGTLSEAEIVKRIRANFKLTPRGITDSLKLLEKGRKYRETAAYGHFGRSGETFTWEKTDKAEALKG is encoded by the coding sequence ATGTCCCTGAAAGACTTTATCTTCACTTCGGAATCGGTCTCGGAAGGCCACCCAGACAAGGTCTGTGATCAAATTTCAGACGCTATCCTCGATGCATACCTTGCACAGGATCCTAAATCAAGGGTTGCCTGCGAATCTTTGGTGACGACTAATCTCGTCGTAGTTGCCGGCGAGGTAACTAGTAAAGGAAAAGTAGACGCTGCCGAAATTGCCAGGGACGTGATCCGCGATATAGGGTATACGGATATTACAATGGGATTCGACGCCGATTTTGCTGTCGTCTCGACTCATATACATGCGCAAAGTCCCGATATCTCTCAGGGAGTTACCGAGGGGGAAGGGCTTTTTAAAGAACAAGGCGCAGGCGATCAAGGACTGATGTTCGGTTTTGCGATCAACGAAACTCCGGAACTCATGCCGATGCCTATTTACTACTCTCACGAACTAGTCAAATATCTTGCCCAACTCAGACACGGAAAGAAATTCGCGTGGCTTCGTCCGGACGTAAAATCTCAAGTTACCGTAGAATACAAGGACGGAAAACCTGTTCGTGTGGATACGGTCGTTATTTCGACTCAACACACTCCGGATGTAAATCACAAGACGATCGAAGAAACCGTTATCGAAGAATGTATTAAGAAAGTAATTCCGGCGAACTTTTTGAAAGATACGAAATTCTTTATTAACCCTACCGGCCAATTCATCATCGGTGGACCTCATGGAGATACCGGGTTGACCGGTCGTAAAATCATCGTGGATACGTATGGCGGTTACGGTCGTCATGGTGGAGGAGCCTTCTCCGGAAAAGATCCTTCTAAAGTGGATCGTTCCGCAGCTTACATGGGACGTTACATAGCTAAAAACGTAGTAGCAGCCGGACTGGCTTCGCAATGCGAGGTTCAACTAGCGTATGCGATCGGAGTTGCCGATCCTGTTTCCGTTCACGTCGATACTTTCGGAACCGGAACACTTTCCGAGGCGGAGATCGTAAAACGAATTCGCGCTAATTTCAAACTCACTCCTCGTGGAATTACCGATTCGCTCAAACTGCTAGAAAAAGGAAGAAAATACCGCGAAACGGCTGCTTACGGTCACTTTGGTCGTAGTGGAGAAACCTTTACTTGGGAAAAAACCGACAAAGCAGAGGCTTTGAAAGGCTAA
- a CDS encoding M3 family metallopeptidase yields MDKTLPFREFPNVPLENLKDSIRAKISFSKELLSRLLVQDSPTYDSLIRPLNDALQDLHLDFTVLSHLNSVKNNEESKSNYTEILPEVTEFYSDLGQNEQLFQAYTTIFNREKNSLSQPQKKVLEDGILQFKLGGVGLPPERKKRLQEIQLRLSDVDNQFSQNLLDATNAYEMRIESEEDVKEIPESDKTLYRNSDGSYSFTLQFPSYISYMTYGTNRNKREELYKAYVTKAPQNGKLIQEILALRDEEALLLGYSNFAELSLATKVADSPKTVLNFLEELGKKAKPFAEKEFKELSEFAKTLGIDDLQAFDTAYVSEKLKKQSYDFDEEETRPYFEKNSVVKGAFEFFRKLFGFELIKTDAPTWDSKVEVYQLKSESQIRAQLYLDLESRKDKQSGAWMNNWASRNRLPQGVALPTAFVVCNFPPSKEGSPSLLKHSDVVTLFHEMGHTLHHICTKVEEPPVSGINGVEWDAVEFPSQFLENFAYEPQVLQFFAFHYQTKEPMPQVLVHKLKATKNFLAGLGVLRQLEFGIFDMRIHMGKHTENEVQRILDEVRKEVGILQPPSYNKFQNGFSHIFSGGYAAGYYSYKWAELLAADAFFAFLEKGIFDAPLAESYKNNILEKGGSENAMNLFRKFLGRDPSPEALLRLYDLVA; encoded by the coding sequence ATGGACAAAACTCTTCCTTTTCGTGAATTCCCGAATGTGCCTTTGGAAAATCTAAAAGATTCAATACGCGCGAAGATTTCCTTTTCTAAAGAACTCCTATCACGATTATTAGTTCAAGATTCGCCTACCTATGATTCCTTAATAAGACCGTTAAACGACGCTCTTCAGGACCTTCATTTGGATTTTACCGTATTGTCTCATCTGAATAGCGTTAAGAATAACGAGGAGTCTAAGAGCAATTATACGGAGATTTTACCCGAAGTAACCGAATTTTATTCCGATCTCGGTCAGAATGAGCAACTCTTTCAGGCTTATACGACGATTTTTAATCGCGAGAAAAATTCCTTAAGCCAGCCGCAAAAGAAGGTATTGGAAGACGGAATATTGCAGTTTAAATTAGGCGGCGTGGGACTTCCACCGGAACGTAAGAAGCGCTTGCAGGAGATCCAACTTCGTCTTTCGGATGTGGACAATCAATTTTCCCAAAATCTTCTGGATGCAACGAATGCGTATGAAATGAGAATCGAATCGGAGGAAGACGTAAAGGAAATCCCGGAATCGGATAAAACCTTGTACAGGAATTCGGACGGGTCCTATTCGTTCACGTTACAGTTTCCTAGCTATATTTCGTATATGACGTACGGTACGAATCGAAATAAGCGGGAAGAATTATATAAAGCGTACGTGACCAAGGCGCCTCAGAACGGAAAACTTATCCAGGAAATTTTAGCATTGAGGGACGAAGAGGCTTTATTGCTCGGTTATTCGAACTTTGCAGAACTTTCTTTGGCGACGAAAGTCGCGGATTCCCCAAAAACCGTTTTGAATTTTTTGGAAGAATTAGGAAAGAAAGCGAAACCGTTTGCGGAAAAAGAATTTAAAGAATTATCGGAATTCGCAAAGACATTAGGCATCGACGATCTGCAAGCTTTCGATACTGCTTACGTGTCAGAGAAATTAAAGAAGCAGTCGTACGATTTCGACGAAGAGGAAACTAGACCTTACTTCGAAAAAAATTCGGTCGTGAAAGGTGCGTTCGAATTCTTTAGGAAGCTTTTCGGTTTTGAATTGATAAAAACCGACGCGCCGACTTGGGATTCTAAAGTGGAAGTATATCAGCTGAAAAGCGAATCTCAAATACGAGCACAGCTCTACCTAGATCTTGAATCCAGAAAAGATAAGCAAAGCGGAGCCTGGATGAATAACTGGGCTTCTCGTAACCGATTGCCGCAAGGCGTAGCGCTACCGACGGCATTCGTGGTCTGTAATTTTCCTCCTTCGAAGGAAGGATCTCCTTCTCTATTAAAGCATAGCGATGTCGTGACTCTATTCCATGAAATGGGTCATACATTGCACCATATTTGTACGAAGGTGGAGGAGCCGCCTGTCAGCGGCATCAACGGAGTCGAATGGGATGCGGTGGAATTTCCTTCGCAATTTCTGGAGAATTTCGCGTACGAACCGCAGGTTTTGCAATTCTTCGCGTTTCATTATCAGACCAAGGAGCCGATGCCGCAAGTCTTAGTCCATAAATTGAAAGCGACTAAAAATTTTCTAGCCGGGCTAGGAGTATTACGTCAGCTAGAATTCGGAATTTTTGATATGCGAATTCATATGGGAAAACATACGGAAAACGAAGTACAGAGAATACTCGATGAAGTACGTAAAGAGGTGGGTATTTTACAGCCGCCTTCCTATAATAAATTCCAAAACGGATTCTCGCATATCTTTTCGGGAGGTTATGCTGCGGGCTATTACAGTTATAAATGGGCGGAACTTCTGGCTGCAGATGCATTCTTTGCTTTCTTAGAGAAAGGAATTTTCGATGCGCCGCTCGCGGAGAGTTATAAAAATAATATTTTGGAAAAGGGCGGTTCCGAAAACGCAATGAACTTATTCAGAAAATTCCTAGGTCGAGATCCTAGCCCCGAGGCTCTATTACGGCTATACGATTTAGTCGCCTAA
- a CDS encoding glutathione S-transferase family protein, translating into MIRLYGYPISNYSNKVKLFLLEKNIEFEEIRTPYSQDEEFLKRSPMGKIPYIEIDGNYLFESQAIIEFVEASFPNTKPLFPKDPLKAALVRSIITIIENYIDTPARKVYTPGLKQESVPAEAIQEVRTSLRMATSALARVVKFSPFIAGSEFTAADCAAFATLPLVIDNLSEWISPCPIEELSGLKAYLEMMNSLPGPAKVEKARATIMKALRRSR; encoded by the coding sequence ATGATACGTTTATACGGATATCCTATCAGCAACTACTCCAATAAGGTGAAGCTCTTTTTGTTGGAAAAGAACATCGAATTCGAAGAGATACGTACTCCCTATTCCCAGGACGAAGAATTTTTGAAGAGGAGTCCGATGGGAAAGATCCCTTATATTGAAATCGACGGAAACTATCTTTTCGAATCTCAGGCGATCATCGAGTTCGTTGAGGCGAGTTTCCCGAATACGAAGCCACTCTTTCCGAAAGATCCGTTAAAAGCCGCATTAGTAAGATCCATAATTACGATTATAGAAAATTATATCGATACCCCCGCAAGGAAAGTGTATACTCCCGGCTTAAAGCAAGAATCCGTTCCGGCGGAAGCGATTCAGGAGGTGCGAACCTCGTTAAGGATGGCTACATCGGCTTTGGCAAGAGTCGTCAAATTCTCTCCTTTTATCGCCGGATCCGAATTTACAGCCGCGGATTGCGCCGCTTTCGCTACGCTTCCACTTGTCATTGATAATCTAAGCGAGTGGATTTCCCCCTGTCCTATAGAAGAATTATCCGGTTTAAAGGCCTATTTAGAGATGATGAATTCTCTTCCAGGACCTGCGAAAGTGGAAAAAGCAAGGGCGACGATTATGAAAGCTTTACGCAGAAGTAGATAA